The genomic stretch GCTATACTTTCTAGACTCTTTTCGAGctttattgaaattaacgtTCCAAGATAACGCTGACTGTACAGCCATTTCTGCAAGATCTATGCGATTTCGTTCCGCATTTGCAGCAGCTGTTAGTTCTTTTTGCTTCTTTGAATGTTCTTTAGCTTGTTTTTCGCGCATATGCTTACGGTACTCTTCATACTGATCTGGAAAATCGCTGCACATGACATCTAACACTTCCGTACTGCATATTGCTGTAAGTCCTAAATATGAACGGAGATGATCTGATTAAAACCTCAGCTGATATGAGTAgttaaataatgaaaacatgTTTTCTCAGGCATAAGGACGCATTTCTCAGGATAATACGCGCAGATACAATTGAATATGCATAATAAGGgatgtaaaaattgataagtAATTTTACACTATTAATATTGAAACCTGAAAAGTTATTGGTCAAAGTCTGTTACAAAAAGGTAGTGgttatatacatttttatcgtttatctgtacagtttaaaaatatttcagcaaAATTAGGTTCAAACTTACCCATATCGCACATAGCTTCACTCACTAAACAATTTTCTCTGAGGTAATTTCTTTCCTCCATTTCTACCATTCTACGCTTCAAATCTGGGTACTTTCGTTTAAATGACTTCACTCCCAAGTATTGTGAAATTTGTTCCTGTATCATAAATGTTTCTCCTTTTTTATCAAGAGGCCATTCATATTCAGCAATTTTGTCAACAGTAAACGGTCCTTCGTCAGGATCAAAGTTTATTTCCATTCTTCGATTCTTCACTTTAACTTTTTCAGATTCTGTAGTGGCAGTGCTCAGCACGCTGCCTTGAGATTCCTCATTGATTACAGTTTCTACAACTATAACACAATATTTACTTTAAATTATTTTGGTAGTAAAATGTCAATAGTTGAGTAAACAATATAGCATTCAAAGTACTGATTTACAGTTATATTGAGTACGAGGAAACGATATTTGTGGCATTAAGCTCCACTTTTATTTGACCATAACTGTAGTGTATCTCGATGTGTAAATTTGTTTAAAGATCATAAAAAATAGCCCAATTTTTCTAGAAATACCAATTATTCCaatcaataaaataatattatttttacagatGATAGTATAATAGTATTTTCAGTCTGTATCCATTTATTACCGCTCGTATTTTCATTTGGAATTCCAAATCTAATAAacattaattacaaatttttagagAGATCTGTCGATTCATCTAAATGCATAAATTCTAATTGAAATAagttacaaataattttacgTATTATGGTCTGCACTCACATTCTCAAAGTATCATTTGAGTGCACGTATGGCAATgtattatttgtgaatttatttttaaaaatgtgcaTGATAATTACTTTACTtctgtgaataatttttaacctTGTCAAAACACTCCATGACGGCTATTTTATATTCGGGAATATAGAAATAAGACACGAGAAAATGCTCTATTTTTAGATATCCCGGTCGGAGGTACACTACcacatttatattttagaGACCGGGTACTTTTAATGACTCTTAACGAATCACATTGTCAAAACAGATTCCAACAAATGCAACACAACCCGAAATATGTTAAAGTTAggtttttttaatatttataatcttCAAATAGATACAAAGCGATGAAAACACACTAGGAAAATTGTGAAACTAATCATTTTGCGAGTCTCTGAATGTTGCCAGATTAAATGAAATGTAATGTAAATACGCATTTAAGTTGTTTGtcataaacaataaaaataaaaagaatcacgataatgtataatgaaaaaaaatattgataagtATTACAATAACATTGTTGAGAAATTACCAAATTTAACACCATTCTATAGTATTTATACCACAATCTCACAATTCATAAAAGATTTGCTTTTGTCATATATACGAGTAAAGATTCAAAgcaaaattaattgaaatcatCTACAAAACTTGACTGGATTGAgaatcttattattattattataaagtCTCGAATTTTCTAATAAGAATATACGATGAAAGTTTTACCAGGTATGGAGATGTTTCTAGCTGGTGTTTGCGATCGCGAATTGGACTCTGCACTCATTCGGGTTTCTTCATCCATCACCTGTACTATTGAAATTGCTTCACTTTTGCTACTTGTTTCGGGTAGTTTTATCGAAGGTGTTAACCAATTTTGATGCTCAGTTGTTGTCATGTCTACAATAATGTTTTTGCTTTCGTGAATGGCAGATTTTGGTCCCTCAATTAACTGATCAGTATTCAGCTCTGCGGTAATGGTCTCGGATCGCTGCAATATTTCAGATATCATCACAGCTGTTGAATCTGATGTATTGACATTTGATTGAACCATCATGCGTGCTTGAGGTATAGGTTCCAGAGGCAACACCGCAGATAATTGTTTCACAGCTTCGGTTTGAAGTCTTAGTTTTTTCTGTGGCTCTGAAAAGCCTTGCTTTACTATCGTTTCGGATAATAATCTCTTGCGATCTGTTGGACTCTGTTTCAGAGCTCTGTATAGTTCCGATGTCTGTGCCATAACTGCTGGAATAACTCTTTGCTGAAACGGGTCTATTAAGCTCATTGTTGATCTTTCAATTTCAGTTAACGGATCCTCCAATCGAGGTATTTTCCCAATAGCACAATCTATTCTGTCCATTTTTCGCTTTCCTCTTCCTAgattaaaaaacaaactttgatCACAAAAATCCATAGCAAATATCACTTCGCTATAACATCTGCAATTTTATTGCTGAATTACACTCTTATAGGAGTCAGCAGGTAACTCGGAAACTGTACTAGATGTCTTGACTATTAATATACGTAAATCACACctctaaaaaatatcaaattccACAGGAAAAATGCCGGCCTTCTAAAGGTTAATGATTAATTTCTTGTAAGTATCTGACGTGATTGATTAGACTTTTGTTAGTTATGAAACATATATTCATTCGCATAGGAATCTATCATTCATAAATAATATGCCATGTATAAGCTCAATGAGAAATTGTACAAACCTCTTCCTCTACCTCTTTTTGGCGGAGCATAACTCTTTTGACTCCTGCAAGTTCGTTTCGGACGGTCGCTCTCTCTATGGTCAATTCCAAGTGGATGTGGCATATTGTCTAAAGCCAATGGGTCTTGTGGAATAATTTGTCGCATCAGTGGTTGCCCAGGTGGTAACGTTGATCTTTTCGGTCTGCCTCGTTTTCTAGGTACCTTGACTTCTTGTGCCGCTACCTTGACTTCTTCTATTATCATAACATCCTGACTTGAATTGGAGTTTTCATTAACAATGATTAACTCTGGCCGATGCTCAATAATTTCACAATCCGAATTCGGCGGAGAGCTAGCTGCATTTTTGCGTAAGAtctctttcaattttccactCATTGATAGATCAGTGGGTTTAGGAGATGAAACATGAGTGATACTTATTTCTTGATTAATCACACTCATTTGTTGTCGGCTAATTGCGCTCGTTTTTTTGTCTAACATCATCTGCTTTTGTTCTCCAGACATAACTGGTTGAATTGTAACTTCAGGTAATCTATGCGACAATTTAGCTTctagtttacttttttttacatccacCGAGGAAATAGTAACATCTTGACATTTTGATGGAACTTCCATGACATTGTCTACTTTTTTATGAAGCATTTGAATCGGTTCAATTGTCAATTCAGACCGATTACCGTGTATGATGCTTGAATGACCAGTTTTAAAAATCCTCATCTGAGAATCCTTAGTGGGAGATGTTGGTTCTGTACGCTTGTAATGTGTGCCTGGAATACTTTCGGAATGATCTTGACTTTTTGAAGGCATTTCGCCGAAAGAATCTTGTTTTTCATTAGCAATTATGGTAGGATGCCCTGTCTTTGACAATTTAATCTTCATTTCTATTGGAAACTCCATTTCCTTGCGCTTTTGTGAAACTTCGTGAAtgtttgacaatttttctttctgctTCATTgcagatttttcttttttgtcagGCTCTATTATAGATGCATCTCCTGTTttggataattttattttcatcccgAGAGGAGATTCTGTTCTTTTGGGACCTTCTAGCGAagtatgatatttttctgCACGTTTTAGGTGGGCCTCCTTGGACTCTGGAGAAACTTCAGGATGTATTATAGAAGCATCTCCAGTTTTTGATAACTTGATCTTCATTCCAAGTGGAGACTCCAAGGACTTAGATCCTTCTTGGCAAATTGACGGATGTACTCGGCCCGCGACATTATCCTTAGGTTCGTTGAgaaattcttgtttttctgGGTGTATGATCGATGCATCACCAGACTTcgataatttgattttcatgCCTATGGGAGATTCATTTGGTTTTGTAACTTCATACGCCGTTTCGTAGATCTCAGCATCCGGCAGTGACGATTCTTGATACTCTTGTGGAATTTCTAAAGGCATTACAGTAGCTTCGCCACTTTTCGTTACTTTAATTCTCATTCCAATAGGAGAGTCTGTTCGTTTCTGGATTTCCTGTACCTCCGATTTCTCTCTATATTTCGTTGCTGTTAGTTCTTTATTCTCGTCAGATTCTTGTTTATCGGGATGAATGATTGATGCATCTCCAGTTTTtgataatttgattttcatacCAATCGGAGATTCGACCCGCCTTGTTATAGCtgcaatattttccatttcgtCTCTGGCTTCTTTGAATTCTTCCgctgtttcagatttttctggTTGTATAATAGAGGCTCCCCCAGACTTCGAAAGTTTAAATTTCATCCCCAGAGGGGAATCCGTTCGTTTTGGATGATCTTGATTAGAACTCAATTTATCTCTGGATTTTGATGAAGAATCTTTCGATTCCTCGCAACTTTCTGTCGATATTATAGATGCATCACCGCTCTTcgataatttgattttcatacCAATTGGAGATTCTGTTCGTTTTGGAATCTCAGTTTGAGTTTCACATTTGTCTCTATACACGCATTCATCTGAAACTTCTTGTTTCTCTGGTTGTACTATCGAGGCATCGCCACTTTTAGacaatttgattttcattccTATTGGAGAATCTGTTCTTTTTGGAACATCTTGTCcactatcaattttttctttgttacgtTTGGGGGTCAATTCTTTTGATTCATGCTGTACTATAGATGGACCCCCGGTTTTcgaaagttttattttcatacccAGTGAGGACTCAATTCGTTTTGGTAAAACCTCATCAAACTTGTGTTTACTTTCTTTAACCTCGTCAGTTAGGTCATATTTATCAGGTTGAATGATTGAAGCATCGCCTGATTtcgataatttaattttcataccaATATGAGATGGGGATAGCATTGCATCCGTGTGACGCTGTGTACTCTCATCATAATTATCATTAGAAATTATCGAAGGATGACCACCTTTTGATAACTTCAACTTAATTTTACCCAATTTTTGACCAGGGCTATCTTCTGGGTTCGGAGAGTTTGCTGCTGATCGTATCTTGGGACTTTTGGGTGATCTCGGCTCACTGCAATCAGCGATAGCAGACTTtgctattttcaaaattattcgtGGGGAACCAACATTTTCGAAATCATGTTTCTCAGAATCTTTTCTTGGAGTGTCTGCAATTCTCGGCTCGTTTTTGTCTCCACCTATTGGAGATTCAAGCATTTTTTGATACATACTTTTAGAGTCTACCTTTGAATCCCTTTGAATAAGCAAACTTGTTTTCGGAGTTGTAGGTGTATCTAATATTCTCGGAGTTATTTCGTTAGATGGTATTTCTATTTTGGGTGGTACTTTCAATCTCTCTTCTAGAATTGAAATCTTAGGCATCTTCTCCGATCTtctaatattattttcaggtAATTCCAGGATTTGACAATCAGCAAATTTTTCCGAAGTCGATGCAAGACTTTCACCTGATCTGTCGCTCCAACTGGGGGTCTCCGCTACTGTCAGAAGATTTTTCAGCATctctgaattattttctgatACAAGATTTTCAGTAACATCCAATTTCAAAGTACTTTCCGAAGTTTTACTCAATTCTGCAGCTATTTTCAACTTGCGTTCATTTTCCAACTTGGCTGCCTCAGAAATAATTTCTGCTTCTGATATAGCTATTGAATTTGGCTTAATTTGTTCCAATTCTACAGGTAGTTCCAAAGTACCCTGACAAACTTCTGTTTCTGACAAAAAAACACAAGACTTATTCTGTTCCGAATTCTCTTCTACAATGTCTTCAGTTATTTTAGGTGACAAGAGTAGTGGAGAATCTATTGTTTGCTCCTCAGATTCTTGTAAGAATTTTACAGCACATTCTAATTCAGAAATTTCTGAACTTTGTTGTGAGGTATCAACATTGTCTTCTGACGTATGGCAAAGAACTTTAGATTCTGCTGCATCGTCAGTATCAAACAATACCTCGTCTGGTAGATCAATTTTGACATCACATGCTCGTAGCACTGCacattcaatcaatttttcctcttcttgTTTCAATGGTAAACTTATTTCAATACCTTTGTCTACATTCAgattttcttcatcttctgtTTTACATGCTCCACTTATACTTGCCATACTTTGATCGACAGATGAAATATCTTTGGGAATGGAACTGTTACTAGCTTTTAGCTCTTGTCCGTTGTCTTCTTTGAACTCATCAgcattaatattttcatcattcctTTCTTGTATATTATCTGCGAGCtgtatattttcaatgtttgtTGAACTTATGATAACATCAGTTATATAATTAGCTTCGTGTGATACACTTGATGTTTGACTCGAATCTTCAATGAAACATGTTTTGTTCATTTCTTCTAGCAATGATACAGGTTGATCTTTTATTCCAGAAAATTCGTCTGTTTCTACTTGTTCGATTCTTAATGGATCAGAACTCACAATAGATGATGGAGATAAATTGCTATCGGGTAATATTTCCAAATTGTTGAAGTTTTCCAAGGGTTGTAGGTCATCTTTTAATACAGAATCAGCTAACTCatcaatcaaaatttcatcagcCACTGCTGTCAATTTATCCAATTCTTCAATAGGCTCACATTTTAAATCTTCGTTCACCTTCTGTTCATATTCTATTAAATCAGTAGACTGCAGGGTATCTGAAACAGATTCAGGTATCACCTTAAATACATTTCCTTCAGATTCAATACCTTGTAGATTTCTGTCCAAAATTTGATTGGATTTCGAATCTTCAATGGAGCAAGGAATACCAGTTGTGacctcaggatagctggccTTGATATGTTTTGTTGGAATTAAGTCTTCTTCAAGTTTCTGTTCGTTTTCTAATAATTTTGACTCATTTTCTGAACGTTCAGATATGCTGTCAATTGCTTGTATTTCTTGCATGCTAATTTGCGAGTCACAAATTTGATCTACTGGATGTTCTGTTAAAATTAAGTTAACTTTGGATTGTGTTTGGCTTGAGTCCTCAACTAATTCATCACTCGAAAGAGCATCCACAGATTTACTAATAATCAGTTCAGCTTCAGACTGAGACTGAGATTTTTCACCCTGAATTTCAGTGCTGTCCAGTTTTTGAAGCGTTATGGTAGGAGATAACTCTTGACACTGTACATCGTCATCTCTTAATGAAGTTTCAGAACTATTAATTGCTTCCTGCTGTATTTGAGGAACATTCAAGTTATcactttgttctttttttgATTTAATATTTACTTTGCTCTCACATTTATTATGCTCAGGACCTAATTCTGAGCAGCCGGCAATTTCAGGCCAATCCTGCATTGTACTAGTTTCTGAGGCATTTTCCCAATCTGCAAGTGATACTACGCTCGCAATAACGATCTCACTACATGACtctttaatattttcaatttctgcgATCTCTGCTTCATATTTGTCAGATGTATCTTTTATCTGTTTATTTTCTGTATCAATTGGCAATACAGCGATTGATTCAGTTTCTTCTGATTGATGAGATTCCTTATAGACTTGTTTTGTTGGAACATCATCTTGGCAAATTTTCGAACACATAGATATGGTAGAATCCACTGTTTTTGCTTCGACAACCTGACTGATGTTGAGTGATTCGTCAGTAACCTCTGGTTGATAGGAGTCACCTTTGCAGTCAACACTCTCCAAGTTTGATATTTCAACGTTTAATTCATTAATATCTTCAGATATTTCTACTTTTGAGTCTGGTGCATTTTCCATTACTATGTCAATGATTTCAGAACCAGCTTGTGGCTCTACGTCACCTTTACTATCTTTTAAATTAGCATCAAGAAGatcagaatttttcacttctgGAGAACAGTCTCTTTGTGAAATCAAGTTTTCCTCATTTATCTGTGAGATAACAGCGTCAACTTTTGCTTCgacaaaatttgttttttcagcTTGACTAAATTCCTGGGATGATTGTAACTTTTGCACCTCATTTGCTTCCACAATATCACATGACGGAATTTTGATTTCTGTACAGTTTTCATCTCCTGACTGCGTTAAGTTTGTATTCGAATCTTCTATTTCCTCTGGCTTCTCCTTGTTCGAATCAACTGATATGTCATGCTCAGTTGCCGAtatgttattttttaactCCATTTGGCTTTCTTGAGTAATTGGTGATGTATTTTCCGTCAATGTTTGCTGTATTTGACCATCTTTTTCAGTTGCACATGGTTCAACCTCAACTGTTTCTCCGTCTTCTTCAATGCTTGAAGTGTTCTTGGATGTGCTACTGGGTTCATCTTCATATTCCTTTTCTTTGTTCTCTACAGATTGTATGATTGGAGCAATAccctcaaaaattttcgtatcaGCTACCActtgttttgttgttttctctTCTATTGTCTCTGGAAGTTCTTCAACTTCCAATATTTCCCTGCATTCTTCATTTGTCAAGACTGTTTTTTCAGGTGCCGTAGCATCAACACTTTGGTCATCTTCACTATGTAAATCTTGACTAACTTCTACAGGTGAAGTGGAGGTttcagaaaaatgtttgacaAAATTATCAGCAGTATGTGAATGTTCTGAACTTGATAACGATGTTCCAAGACTTTGCGAACTACTCAATTCGCTATTATTATCCGATGTGGATTCAGGGAGtatgatttctttttcaatttctgtgtGTTCAAACTTCATTTCCAATTCAACTTGTGTTGCATTTTTTGATCCAACCTCTGGATATGTCGATATGATGGTAGATGACGTCTCTGACACCTTGATTGGTTTGGGATTTTGTACAGATAAGTTTTCCATTGGCAGGACTATCTTTGCACTCGAGTCCAATGATGTGATATTAGTTTCATAAGGTTCCACTGCTTCGTCAATCAATTGAACATCTATGGGAATCTTTTCTTCAACCCCATCTGGACTGCTACTTGTTGCTAGCTTCAGGATCTTATTCCCTGTCGGATCCTCAATTGTTTCAAGTTCAGACTCCAACGACTTATCTTCCACATATGGAGTTTCTTgcaaacgttttttttctgagtCGATCAATTCTTGTGCCGACGCAGTAGTCGTTTGCAATGGATTACTCGTATCGTCAATAATACTTGAATCTGGCAATAAAGATATTTTGCAAAACTGACTACTTTTCTCTGTATTTTCCTGACTATGCACATTTGTTTCTGCTCGTTTTTCCTGTTCATTAGCATAATCGTCAATAAGATTCACAATTACTTGTGATTCGATAATTTGATGTAAATCATTGTTTTTTGTGTTATCTTGTAGACCAGCCAAAATCTTATGCGTGTTACCAGGATTTTCTTTGTCCTCCAATGACTTACATTCTTGACCAATTGTAGTAAATTTTGTAGAAGTACTTATTGGTATATCGGAGTAATCATGCAGTTCGGTTTCGTTGTGCGAAGTTTCTGTTAAAACATCTCTAGAGCTGACTTCCTGCTCAGGCTCGGTAACTTGCATAGTTTTTTGTTCTTCTATAATGGATGATGGAAGACGAACATCTGTGATAGCAGGCAATTCATCTTTGTCGTCAGTTTCCTGAGAGTCTTCAGAAATGTAAGCTTCCCCAATGAGTTGTAGACTCTTAGAAATACTTCCCACATTTGTAAGTACATCTGATAGCTTTTTATCCATGGAATCGTCAGAGGCTATTTTGCTCTCTAATTCAGTATTTGCAACGCAACCCTCACTTTTCATTATGGTACAGGTATCAGTCTCTGGATTTTCAACAGGCACTGCAACATTATCATCACATTCCAATGGGTCTGTATgcttgtcatttttttcatcatttaaatttatttgaatactAGGTGAAGATATCTCTGATGGCTTTGTTGCAATTTCAGGAAGAGGTGTGCTAACAATCTCGCCCACAGGGTTTACAGTTTCAATTACacaatcaaattttatactgTCGATGTCGCTAGCTTTTTGTTCCTTTATACGAGAtatgttattttgaaaatcttcgTCAAATTTGTTTATAGCATGAGTAGCGGAGCAGCGTGAAGGTACACCTGCATTCTCAGTCTTCGGTGTGGGCTCTGCTTTTGTTTGTTCACACTCGTTACTTAGTTCATCCAAAGTTGGCGTAACATCTTCAGTTTTAGTAGTAACGTGAACATCCGTTTCGACAACAACTTTGTCTTCTAAAATGTTTTTGAACGATAAATCTTCAGCTTTTATAACATCTGGAGAGTTTTCATCGGAAGCAGACTTATTGCTAATTTTTCTATGGGCGATATTTTCTTCTGGCGGCTCATCCACTCTCAAATCTTTTATACAACTTTCTTCGATGAGGCTTGAACTTGGCTGTTCAGCTGGTGACAGTGATGTCAGTTGAGTGAAAAGTTCTTCAGTAAATTTAATATCTGAACTTTCTCCAGGGGCTTCATTAGTTGCAGCAGAGCTTGTTTCACGCTTGCAGTCAGTAATAATTTCTGAAAGAGCAGCTATTTCACTTTCCAGCGTAGACTCAACCGCTTGTTCTGTTTGCACACCTATTATATCATTGATATCCATTATACTCAGTGCTTCTGTATCGTATGTTTCAGAATCGCTGTCTATACAGTACGGGGCATAACGGACCGCTGAATCTTGTTTGGTGGTGTCAGCTGACGTTGATTCTTTATGATCATCTTTAGAGCCAAAGAGGCCCATTTTTGAATCCTCGGACATCGTTCAACTTGCAGGATAACCAAACTGCTACATTTGTTTTCCATACATGTTTTGTTGAGTGTTAGGTTAGTTATtcagttttttaaattcatgtgtaaaaacctttttttttattcgatactATTTGCACGcattactaaaaaaaaatataaccaCACTTTcagtttcaaataataaagTTTACGGTTTCATATTTCAGGCCCAGAGTATTTGGCAGTTTCTTGGATCCAAACATCACTTTGCCCATTCTTACGAGAATCTCTTATgcttcaacatttttcactcaacaATGTCAATTTTATAAATGACCAGTGTAAACTCAGTACGAAATTTAACTGCTCATTATTTGACGCTTGACGCTTAGAGATACGTCGTTTCACTGCAATGCACTGTACGATTGTTTGCTGAACACACGCTGACAGTGGCCACTCCTAACGTGCCTACATCGTTCATGGTTGAGGCTCGTTTACAATAGACGGCAGTACGGCTTGCGTCATAAACCGATGAAACGGAACCCTGAGGAGTGAAAGGGCGTCGTACAGTAAAGCCTACAGTAATGCCAAAAAGACCGAACGGAAAACATGCTCCCACCTGTGTGGTAAGTGGGGTAACTGCAAAATCTATCGCGAAATTTATTGATGCTCGAACATTTTTAGATGCTGCTAAAGGCGTGTTGACACGGTGCTAGAAATCGGTCCGAGTTCTCGGACCGAGAAAAAGTTAACCAGAACTCGTATCGTGTATACACGAAACTCGGACGTAAATCGTGGATCGATAACGCGGATGAAAAAATGGATCGCGTCCCATTATTCATCCGCTTTCTCGATCCACGATTTACGTCCGAGTTTGCTGTATACACGATACGCGTTCTGGTAACTTTTTCTCGGTCCGAGAACTCGGACCGATTTCTAGCACCGTGTCAACACGCCTTTAGCAGCATCTAGCTAAGTTACTAAACTGCTATTTGGTTTTGCTGAGCTTATTGCTGCCCATGAATCCCATCTTATTTGTCATGTTAGGTGTCCGCAGGGCATTAGCCCTTTTCAAAGTTCCGGTTCGTAG from Neodiprion virginianus isolate iyNeoVirg1 chromosome 3, iyNeoVirg1.1, whole genome shotgun sequence encodes the following:
- the LOC124299734 gene encoding uncharacterized protein LOC124299734 isoform X3, with translation MSEDSKMGLFGSKDDHKESTSADTTKQDSAVRYAPYCIDSDSETYDTEALSIMDINDIIGVQTEQAVESTLESEIAALSEIITDCKRETSSAATNEAPGESSDIKFTEELFTQLTSLSPAEQPSSSLIEESCIKDLRVDEPPEENIAHRKISNKSASDENSPDVIKAEDLSFKNILEDKVVVETDVHVTTKTEDVTPTLDELSNECEQTKAEPTPKTENAGVPSRCSATHAINKFDEDFQNNISRIKEQKASDIDSIKFDCVIETVNPVGEIVSTPLPEIATKPSEISSPSIQINLNDEKNDKHTDPLECDDNVAVPVENPETDTCTIMKSEGCVANTELESKIASDDSMDKKLSDVLTNVGSISKSLQLIGEAYISEDSQETDDKDELPAITDVRLPSSIIEEQKTMQVTEPEQEVSSRDVLTETSHNETELHDYSDIPISTSTKFTTIGQECKSLEDKENPGNTHKILAGLQDNTKNNDLHQIIESQVIVNLIDDYANEQEKRAETNVHSQENTEKSSQFCKISLLPDSSIIDDTSNPLQTTTASAQELIDSEKKRLQETPYVEDKSLESELETIEDPTGNKILKLATSSSPDGVEEKIPIDVQLIDEAVEPYETNITSLDSSAKIVLPMENLSVQNPKPIKVSETSSTIISTYPEVGSKNATQVELEMKFEHTEIEKEIILPESTSDNNSELSSSQSLGTSLSSSEHSHTADNFVKHFSETSTSPVEVSQDLHSEDDQSVDATAPEKTVLTNEECREILEVEELPETIEEKTTKQVVADTKIFEGIAPIIQSVENKEKEYEDEPSSTSKNTSSIEEDGETVEVEPCATEKDGQIQQTLTENTSPITQESQMELKNNISATEHDISVDSNKEKPEEIEDSNTNLTQSGDENCTEIKIPSCDIVEANEVQKLQSSQEFSQAEKTNFVEAKVDAVISQINEENLISQRDCSPEVKNSDLLDANLKDSKGDVEPQAGSEIIDIVMENAPDSKVEISEDINELNVEISNLESVDCKGDSYQPEVTDESLNISQVVEAKTVDSTISMCSKICQDDVPTKQVYKESHQSEETESIAVLPIDTENKQIKDTSDKYEAEIAEIENIKESCSEIVIASVVSLADWENASETSTMQDWPEIAGCSELGPEHNKCESKVNIKSKKEQSDNLNVPQIQQEAINSSETSLRDDDVQCQELSPTITLQKLDSTEIQGEKSQSQSEAELIISKSVDALSSDELVEDSSQTQSKVNLILTEHPVDQICDSQISMQEIQAIDSISERSENESKLLENEQKLEEDLIPTKHIKASYPEVTTGIPCSIEDSKSNQILDRNLQGIESEGNVFKVIPESVSDTLQSTDLIEYEQKVNEDLKCEPIEELDKLTAVADEILIDELADSVLKDDLQPLENFNNLEILPDSNLSPSSIVSSDPLRIEQVETDEFSGIKDQPVSLLEEMNKTCFIEDSSQTSSVSHEANYITDVIISSTNIENIQLADNIQERNDENINADEFKEDNGQELKASNSSIPKDISSVDQSMASISGACKTEDEENLNVDKGIEISLPLKQEEEKLIECAVLRACDVKIDLPDEVLFDTDDAAESKVLCHTSEDNVDTSQQSSEISELECAVKFLQESEEQTIDSPLLLSPKITEDIVEENSEQNKSCVFLSETEVCQGTLELPVELEQIKPNSIAISEAEIISEAAKLENERKLKIAAELSKTSESTLKLDVTENLVSENNSEMLKNLLTVAETPSWSDRSGESLASTSEKFADCQILELPENNIRRSEKMPKISILEERLKVPPKIEIPSNEITPRILDTPTTPKTSLLIQRDSKVDSKSMYQKMLESPIGGDKNEPRIADTPRKDSEKHDFENVGSPRIILKIAKSAIADCSEPRSPKSPKIRSAANSPNPEDSPGQKLGKIKLKLSKGGHPSIISNDNYDESTQRHTDAMLSPSHIGMKIKLSKSGDASIIQPDKYDLTDEVKESKHKFDEVLPKRIESSLGMKIKLSKTGGPSIVQHESKELTPKRNKEKIDSGQDVPKRTDSPIGMKIKLSKSGDASIVQPEKQEVSDECVYRDKCETQTEIPKRTESPIGMKIKLSKSGDASIISTESCEESKDSSSKSRDKLSSNQDHPKRTDSPLGMKFKLSKSGGASIIQPEKSETAEEFKEARDEMENIAAITRRVESPIGMKIKLSKTGDASIIHPDKQESDENKELTATKYREKSEVQEIQKRTDSPIGMRIKVTKSGEATVMPLEIPQEYQESSLPDAEIYETAYEVTKPNESPIGMKIKLSKSGDASIIHPEKQEFLNEPKDNVAGRVHPSICQEGSKSLESPLGMKIKLSKTGDASIIHPEVSPESKEAHLKRAEKYHTSLEGPKRTESPLGMKIKLSKTGDASIIEPDKKEKSAMKQKEKLSNIHEVSQKRKEMEFPIEMKIKLSKTGHPTIIANEKQDSFGEMPSKSQDHSESIPGTHYKRTEPTSPTKDSQMRIFKTGHSSIIHGNRSELTIEPIQMLHKKVDNVMEVPSKCQDVTISSVDVKKSKLEAKLSHRLPEVTIQPVMSGEQKQMMLDKKTSAISRQQMSVINQEISITHVSSPKPTDLSMSGKLKEILRKNAASSPPNSDCEIIEHRPELIIVNENSNSSQDVMIIEEVKVAAQEVKVPRKRGRPKRSTLPPGQPLMRQIIPQDPLALDNMPHPLGIDHRESDRPKRTCRSQKSYAPPKRGRGRGRGKRKMDRIDCAIGKIPRLEDPLTEIERSTMSLIDPFQQRVIPAVMAQTSELYRALKQSPTDRKRLLSETIVKQGFSEPQKKLRLQTEAVKQLSAVLPLEPIPQARMMVQSNVNTSDSTAVMISEILQRSETITAELNTDQLIEGPKSAIHESKNIIVDMTTTEHQNWLTPSIKLPETSSKSEAISIVQVMDEETRMSAESNSRSQTPARNISIPVVETVINEESQGSVLSTATTESEKVKVKNRRMEINFDPDEGPFTVDKIAEYEWPLDKKGETFMIQEQISQYLGVKSFKRKYPDLKRRMVEMEERNYLRENCLVSEAMCDMGLTAICSTEVLDVMCSDFPDQYEEYRKHMREKQAKEHSKKQKELTAAANAERNRIDLAEMAVQSALSWNVNFNKARKESRKYSLDLQSFTIHVPKKQQKVDTERKVSNYPVALIPGQYTDYYREYTPAELRYYPLNTVLYGPMKPNERKFDSQSEGSQSDSDSDSSSDDSRCVKN